From Woronichinia naegeliana WA131, the proteins below share one genomic window:
- a CDS encoding glutathione S-transferase family protein, which translates to MLKLYGAPFSRAAIVQWYLEECEIAYEYVLIDLKNGEHLQPAYLQINPFGKVPAIVDEEVTLWESGAILLYLWEKYSPAAPTLTEKAIIEQWVLFANSTLGNGLFLEQNRAKEMPRLLTALNSLWEKQPFLLGDRFTVADVAVGSILAYVPIMLKIGFEDYPAVADYVKRLAERPAFQKTIGNRPG; encoded by the coding sequence ATGCTAAAGCTTTACGGTGCTCCCTTTAGTCGAGCCGCAATTGTGCAATGGTATCTGGAAGAATGCGAGATTGCCTATGAGTATGTCCTGATCGATCTCAAAAATGGAGAACATTTACAGCCAGCCTATCTTCAGATCAATCCTTTTGGTAAGGTTCCAGCGATTGTCGATGAAGAAGTCACCCTTTGGGAATCTGGGGCAATTTTACTTTATCTCTGGGAAAAGTACAGTCCCGCGGCCCCAACCCTAACAGAAAAGGCGATCATTGAGCAGTGGGTCTTATTTGCCAATTCAACCCTGGGCAATGGTCTCTTTTTAGAACAGAACCGCGCCAAGGAAATGCCCCGTTTGTTAACCGCACTCAATAGTCTCTGGGAAAAGCAACCCTTTTTGCTCGGCGATCGCTTTACGGTGGCAGATGTGGCCGTCGGTTCTATTTTGGCCTATGTACCGATCATGCTCAAAATTGGGTTTGAAGACTATCCGGCTGTCGCTGATTATGTCAAACGTCTAGCAGAACGCCCAGCTTTCCAAAAGACAATCGGTAATCGCCCTGGTTAA
- the ispE gene encoding 4-(cytidine 5'-diphospho)-2-C-methyl-D-erythritol kinase, which produces MHTHTLLAPAKINLYLEILGDRPDGYHELVMILQSIDLNDQLQIRSNGTDNIRLSCQHPEVPLDQENLAYRAANLMIKSFPKVFANYGGVDIYLDKHIPIAAGLAGGSTDGAAVLVGINLLWELGLTLPELQSLAAQLGSDLPFCIAGGTAIATGRGEQLDPLPDLDNLWVVLAKSKSISVSTPWAYQTYRQQYGQHYLPQNEVRQSRTHQIHSGDLVQAILHKNGPKIAQLMHNDLEKVVLPHYEPVAQLRKTLAAAGGLGTMMSGSGPTVFTLCSSLVEAQQVRDIAQTNLADPDLDFWIARLTSTGIQVTP; this is translated from the coding sequence ATGCACACCCATACCTTATTAGCTCCGGCCAAAATTAATCTTTATCTAGAAATTCTTGGCGATCGCCCTGATGGTTATCATGAATTGGTCATGATTTTACAAAGTATTGACCTCAATGATCAATTACAAATTCGCTCCAATGGGACGGATAATATTCGCCTTTCCTGTCAACATCCTGAGGTTCCCCTGGATCAAGAAAATTTAGCCTATCGAGCCGCTAACCTGATGATAAAAAGTTTTCCCAAGGTTTTTGCGAACTATGGCGGGGTGGATATTTATCTCGATAAGCATATTCCGATTGCTGCCGGATTAGCTGGAGGATCAACCGATGGAGCCGCCGTGTTAGTGGGGATCAATTTGCTCTGGGAATTGGGACTGACCTTGCCTGAATTGCAATCTTTGGCCGCTCAACTTGGCTCAGATTTACCCTTCTGTATTGCGGGGGGAACGGCGATCGCCACAGGTCGGGGTGAACAATTAGATCCTCTGCCGGATCTTGATAATTTGTGGGTGGTATTAGCCAAATCCAAAAGCATTAGCGTTTCGACCCCCTGGGCCTACCAAACCTATCGTCAACAATATGGCCAACATTATCTCCCTCAAAACGAAGTCCGTCAGTCTCGTACCCATCAAATCCATTCAGGGGATTTAGTACAAGCTATCCTCCACAAAAATGGCCCTAAAATTGCCCAACTCATGCACAATGACCTGGAGAAAGTGGTGTTGCCCCATTATGAACCCGTTGCCCAATTGCGAAAAACCCTCGCCGCCGCCGGAGGATTGGGAACCATGATGTCCGGTTCAGGGCCAACGGTTTTTACCCTCTGTTCTTCTCTCGTGGAAGCACAACAGGTACGAGATATTGCCCAGACCAACCTAGCTGACCCCGACCTAGACTTTTGGATCGCCCGCTTAACCAGTACCGGCATCCAAGTAACCCCCTAA
- a CDS encoding DUF751 family protein — protein sequence MGEFLDNIARYPRYLISFSLGIFFSFFGWLKPLLKNPISAIALVGILVGVFLFLFFTLKAMLGLTTV from the coding sequence ATGGGAGAATTTTTAGACAACATTGCCCGTTATCCCCGTTATTTGATTAGTTTTAGCCTAGGAATTTTCTTTTCTTTTTTTGGTTGGTTAAAACCGCTACTCAAAAATCCTATTTCAGCGATCGCCCTGGTCGGCATTTTAGTCGGTGTCTTCCTCTTTCTCTTTTTTACCCTGAAAGCCATGTTAGGATTAACAACAGTGTAG
- a CDS encoding tyrosine-type recombinase/integrase, whose amino-acid sequence MKEIKPFNNNGSIRIRFRVSGSTFNFTPIPGGKFDNPDDLKAAQAIAAQIEGDLRTGNFDPTLAKYGPTASIQKGIDAANQALKELRDKQSGHDLKDLWEKYKTFKTPMIAPTTLKIDFGRRMKFLENLPTTQLSEAASIRDWINARKPQPQAHKILTQINACCEWALISGLIEVNPFAKMPQQVKVKTDEDSEINPFTVTERDLIIEAFERDFPFYAPLVKFCFFTGCRPSEAIAVEWKDLRGKRLTFHSTFSDGEFGSKLKTQKKRTITLNDRAIAALPEKSNNLIFPSPKGKFLDWHNFANRVWRKVLNSLPEIEYRNPKQMRHTFITERILAKDSPVNVAKYVGNSTTTIFRRYLGSDRAYVPD is encoded by the coding sequence ATGAAGGAAATTAAGCCATTCAACAATAATGGAAGCATTCGTATTAGGTTTCGGGTGAGTGGTTCGACTTTTAATTTCACTCCTATCCCTGGGGGGAAATTCGATAACCCTGATGACCTTAAGGCTGCCCAGGCGATCGCCGCTCAAATTGAAGGGGATCTGCGAACGGGAAATTTTGACCCGACTTTAGCGAAGTATGGCCCCACTGCTTCTATTCAGAAGGGCATTGATGCGGCTAACCAGGCTTTGAAGGAATTGCGAGACAAGCAATCAGGCCATGACCTTAAGGATTTATGGGAAAAGTACAAAACTTTTAAAACTCCCATGATTGCCCCTACTACCCTAAAAATCGATTTTGGGCGGCGGATGAAATTTCTGGAAAATTTACCGACTACCCAATTAAGCGAGGCTGCCAGTATCAGGGACTGGATTAATGCAAGGAAACCACAGCCACAAGCTCATAAAATTTTGACCCAAATTAATGCTTGCTGTGAGTGGGCTTTAATTTCTGGGCTGATTGAGGTCAATCCCTTTGCCAAAATGCCCCAACAGGTCAAGGTAAAGACTGATGAGGATAGCGAGATTAACCCGTTTACAGTCACGGAGAGAGACTTGATTATTGAGGCGTTTGAGCGGGATTTTCCGTTTTATGCGCCGTTGGTTAAATTTTGTTTTTTTACGGGCTGTCGTCCATCGGAAGCGATCGCGGTGGAGTGGAAAGATTTAAGGGGAAAGCGTTTAACCTTTCATTCCACTTTTTCGGATGGTGAATTTGGGAGCAAGCTCAAAACCCAGAAAAAGAGAACGATCACCCTTAATGATCGGGCGATCGCGGCTTTACCAGAAAAATCTAATAATTTAATTTTCCCGTCTCCAAAAGGAAAATTTTTAGACTGGCATAATTTTGCTAATCGGGTATGGCGAAAGGTCTTAAATAGCTTGCCAGAGATTGAATATCGCAACCCTAAGCAGATGAGACACACTTTCATCACTGAGAGGATTCTAGCGAAGGATTCGCCGGTAAATGTGGCTAAATATGTCGGCAATTCGACTACTACGATCTTCAGACGATATTTGGGCAGTGATCGCGCCTATGTCCCTGATTGA
- a CDS encoding DUF3082 domain-containing protein yields MTEPAPPTTDPKKDVTPLRCLLGSSISAALAWGLYSLTSAIAITFATKPILSQNQIVQRIGSAVRTLVLGVASMATFIFGFVAIGLILLAIQLVIQSLVPKKAND; encoded by the coding sequence ATGACCGAACCCGCCCCTCCAACCACCGATCCCAAAAAAGATGTCACCCCCTTGCGTTGTTTACTGGGATCCAGCATCTCGGCTGCCCTGGCTTGGGGACTTTATTCCCTGACCAGTGCGATCGCCATTACCTTTGCCACGAAACCCATTCTTTCCCAAAATCAAATCGTACAACGCATCGGTTCAGCCGTCAGAACTTTAGTTTTAGGTGTTGCCTCCATGGCCACCTTTATTTTTGGCTTTGTGGCGATCGGTCTAATCCTCTTAGCCATTCAACTCGTCATTCAAAGCCTAGTTCCAAAAAAAGCCAACGACTAA
- a CDS encoding DegT/DnrJ/EryC1/StrS family aminotransferase, whose product MNKIPPVDLARQYQSIEAEANLAALAVLRSGYYIGGTVVSDFEQQFADYVGTEHGIGCNSGTDALYLSLLALNLGPNDEVITASFTFFATAEVITLTGAKPVFVDIDPATFNLDPQLIEAAITPQTKAIIPVHLFGQPVNMTEVMAIAEKYNLAVVEDCAQATGAEWQGKRVGSWGKTGAFSFFPTKNLGGCGDGGAVTCQDPDLAANIRMLKEHGSRQRYYHEAIGINSRLDALQAAILKIKLKHLEDWNQQRRDLAQHYTELLQPLPNLILPGEISGGKHVWNQYTIRVVDDGTETRSKRDRLREKLQADGVISMVYYPIPLHLQPIYLPLGYQVGSLPHTEQVAKEVLSLPLFPDMTVAEQIQVVYALKEHF is encoded by the coding sequence GTGAATAAGATCCCCCCTGTCGATCTAGCCCGTCAGTATCAGTCCATTGAAGCCGAAGCTAACCTGGCCGCACTGGCAGTACTTCGCTCTGGATACTATATCGGTGGCACTGTCGTTAGTGACTTTGAGCAACAATTTGCTGATTATGTGGGGACAGAGCATGGGATCGGTTGTAATTCTGGCACTGACGCGCTCTATTTGTCGCTCTTAGCCCTCAATCTTGGGCCAAATGATGAGGTTATTACCGCTTCCTTTACCTTCTTTGCAACGGCGGAAGTCATTACCTTGACGGGGGCGAAACCTGTTTTTGTTGATATTGACCCTGCCACATTTAATCTAGATCCCCAATTAATCGAAGCAGCTATTACACCCCAAACGAAAGCAATTATTCCTGTTCATCTCTTTGGACAGCCGGTGAATATGACCGAGGTCATGGCGATCGCCGAAAAATATAATCTTGCCGTTGTTGAAGACTGTGCCCAGGCAACGGGGGCCGAATGGCAAGGAAAAAGGGTCGGTAGCTGGGGAAAAACTGGGGCCTTTAGCTTTTTTCCCACCAAAAATCTAGGTGGCTGTGGCGATGGTGGGGCCGTAACCTGTCAAGATCCCGATCTGGCCGCCAACATTCGGATGCTCAAAGAACATGGCAGTCGTCAACGCTATTACCATGAGGCGATCGGCATTAATAGTCGATTGGATGCCCTACAAGCTGCCATTTTAAAAATTAAACTTAAACACTTAGAAGACTGGAACCAACAACGCCGCGACTTAGCTCAACACTATACCGAGCTACTTCAGCCCCTCCCCAATCTCATTTTGCCGGGGGAAATTAGCGGCGGTAAGCACGTTTGGAATCAATATACGATTCGCGTTGTAGATGATGGCACGGAGACACGCTCAAAACGAGACAGGCTGAGGGAGAAGCTGCAAGCAGACGGGGTGATCTCAATGGTTTATTATCCCATTCCCCTTCATCTCCAACCCATTTATCTGCCTTTAGGTTATCAAGTCGGATCTTTACCCCATACGGAACAGGTCGCTAAAGAAGTTTTATCCTTACCCCTCTTTCCAGATATGACAGTCGCAGAACAAATCCAAGTCGTATATGCTCTCAAAGAACACTTTTAA
- a CDS encoding sulfite exporter TauE/SafE family protein encodes MLVPLLVALHYSPLHAVATSSLSVLITSLSGSLQNWRMGYFDRNRVLGLGLPALVTSQLGVYLAGRFSAALLLYGFGLLLMVNLFLIRLRQGLEKQANSPSPPTSASPPVSASPQFLTLARIGTGGIAGLLAGLFGVGGGVIMVPLQMLLLGELIKVAIQTSLGVIIITAIAAVLGHTVQGNVLYYPGFLLGIGGLIGAQISTRYLPKLPNQLIAFSFNGLLIILAIYTFWQAWQRSQ; translated from the coding sequence ATGCTAGTTCCTCTTTTAGTTGCCCTTCATTATTCGCCGTTACATGCTGTCGCCACCAGTAGTTTATCGGTGTTAATAACGTCGCTGTCCGGTAGTCTGCAAAATTGGCGTATGGGCTATTTTGATCGAAATCGTGTTTTAGGATTAGGCTTACCAGCATTAGTGACTTCCCAACTAGGGGTTTATTTAGCTGGTCGTTTTTCTGCGGCTCTATTGCTTTATGGTTTTGGTTTGCTATTAATGGTCAATCTATTTCTGATTCGTCTGCGTCAAGGATTAGAAAAACAAGCTAATTCCCCATCTCCTCCAACCTCCGCATCTCCCCCAGTCTCCGCATCTCCCCAATTTCTAACCCTAGCTCGTATCGGAACAGGTGGTATAGCAGGACTATTAGCCGGTTTATTTGGGGTTGGCGGTGGAGTTATTATGGTTCCGTTGCAAATGTTACTTTTGGGTGAACTGATTAAGGTAGCTATTCAAACCAGTTTAGGGGTGATTATTATTACCGCGATCGCCGCCGTTTTAGGCCACACCGTTCAGGGCAATGTTTTATATTATCCAGGCTTTTTGTTGGGAATTGGTGGCTTAATCGGGGCCCAAATTAGCACTCGTTATTTACCGAAATTACCCAATCAGTTGATTGCTTTTAGTTTTAATGGCTTGCTAATTATCTTAGCAATTTACACTTTTTGGCAAGCTTGGCAACGCTCTCAATAG